In the genome of Streptomyces pactum, one region contains:
- a CDS encoding phosphatase PAP2 family protein has translation MRTDDKLPRPEGRPADLTWPRMTRVRRWLLGSTLAVYAATVIGVLTTSWLVRLDWQVMLFRPYKQWPEFHTFLDYFVVLGQRGPTAVAVAAWLGWCSWRRRTLRPLLVLGTSLLLLNVTVGAAKLGMGRLGPHYATTVGSNEMWADGDIFPSGHTANAVVTWGVLAYLATTPQARRIASVIAAIFALGVGMTTVYLGTHWVSDVLLGWAAGLLVLLALPWLEPVMARAEHPLLALWHRLRAAVRPATGAPSPAVPALPVTAPQRPVTALATPRTARDEEVPAGPARETVAVGGRTVSARSPEGRPHHPSRPHTSRSERTPVTPTGSRRPPHADRAARAAAPVGPGRTVGG, from the coding sequence GTGCGTACCGATGACAAGCTCCCTCGACCGGAGGGACGCCCCGCCGATCTCACGTGGCCGCGGATGACCCGGGTCCGCCGCTGGCTGCTGGGATCGACTCTCGCGGTCTACGCGGCGACCGTGATCGGCGTGCTCACCACCTCCTGGCTGGTGCGGCTCGACTGGCAGGTCATGCTCTTCCGCCCGTACAAGCAGTGGCCGGAGTTCCACACCTTCCTGGACTACTTCGTGGTGCTGGGACAGCGCGGCCCCACCGCGGTGGCGGTCGCCGCCTGGCTGGGCTGGTGCTCCTGGCGCCGGCGCACGCTGCGCCCGCTGCTGGTGCTGGGGACGTCGCTGCTGCTGCTGAACGTCACCGTGGGCGCCGCCAAGCTGGGGATGGGGCGGCTGGGACCGCATTACGCGACCACCGTCGGCTCGAACGAGATGTGGGCCGACGGCGATATATTTCCCTCGGGTCACACCGCGAACGCGGTGGTCACCTGGGGGGTGCTGGCCTATCTGGCGACCACTCCGCAGGCACGCCGGATCGCCTCGGTCATCGCGGCGATCTTCGCCCTCGGCGTGGGCATGACCACGGTCTACCTCGGTACGCACTGGGTCAGCGACGTCCTGCTGGGCTGGGCGGCCGGACTGCTGGTGCTGCTCGCCCTGCCGTGGCTGGAGCCGGTGATGGCCCGGGCGGAGCACCCGCTGCTCGCCCTGTGGCACCGGTTGCGCGCTGCCGTCCGGCCGGCCACCGGGGCGCCGTCGCCGGCCGTCCCGGCGCTGCCGGTCACCGCGCCGCAGCGGCCGGTCACCGCGCTGGCCACGCCCCGTACCGCCCGTGACGAGGAGGTGCCCGCCGGACCGGCCCGGGAGACGGTGGCCGTCGGCGGCCGGACGGTGTCCGCGCGGTCCCCGGAGGGTCGTCCGCACCACCCCTCCCGGCCGCACACCAGCCGTTCCGAGCGGACCCCGGTGACGCCGACCGGCAGCCGCCGGCCACCGCACGCGGACCGGGCGGCACGCGCCGCGGCCCCGGTGGGCCCGGGCCGTACGGTGGGCGGCTGA
- a CDS encoding I78 family peptidase inhibitor, with translation MAPVPNDAQEPDDAPEGYVGLDADAAERRARERGWSTVRQLPPGAFITMEYLVGRINFEVEDGSVRRSWKG, from the coding sequence ATGGCACCCGTACCGAATGACGCGCAGGAACCCGACGACGCGCCCGAGGGGTATGTCGGGCTGGACGCGGACGCCGCCGAACGGCGGGCCCGGGAACGCGGCTGGAGCACGGTCCGGCAGCTGCCGCCGGGCGCGTTCATCACCATGGAGTACCTGGTGGGAAGGATCAACTTCGAGGTGGAGGACGGCTCCGTGCGCCGCTCCTGGAAGGGCTGA